From one Leptospira stimsonii genomic stretch:
- a CDS encoding phosphorylase — protein MIFISTALFPEAKPLIESLELKIRREKSPFPIYQNETFSLIVSGIGKISSAMATSFLLSRLEKEIQESSWIFNFGICGSPESFAKIGESFLIHKVTDYGSGKNVYPDILFKSPLKESPLVTVDKPVFEEESSYHKNTIVDMEAFGFFQASRKFFTSDRIRIVKTVSDHFTKIESFSGSNLTNIVSEKIHSALPEIHSILKIPVVPEKKIDLEEEELDTLRSFIEFLRLSETETIQLKDWMLGYKMRTGKSSKHGLTIIQQNFEAESEKVKTREEGKKGLYALRQFYQS, from the coding sequence ATGATTTTTATTTCCACAGCGCTTTTCCCGGAAGCAAAACCTTTGATCGAATCTTTAGAACTCAAAATTCGTAGAGAAAAATCACCTTTCCCTATCTATCAGAATGAAACCTTTTCTTTGATCGTTTCCGGTATCGGAAAAATTTCCTCGGCGATGGCGACCTCATTTCTTTTAAGCCGACTGGAAAAGGAGATTCAAGAATCGTCTTGGATCTTTAATTTCGGAATCTGCGGTTCTCCTGAAAGTTTCGCAAAGATCGGAGAATCGTTCTTAATCCATAAAGTCACTGATTATGGCTCAGGAAAAAACGTTTATCCCGATATTCTTTTCAAATCCCCTCTGAAAGAATCGCCGCTTGTAACGGTAGACAAACCGGTTTTCGAAGAAGAATCTTCCTATCACAAAAACACGATAGTCGATATGGAAGCGTTCGGTTTTTTTCAGGCCTCAAGGAAATTTTTCACCTCCGATAGAATTCGAATCGTAAAAACGGTTTCGGATCACTTTACAAAAATCGAATCCTTTTCGGGTTCCAATCTTACGAATATCGTTTCGGAAAAAATTCATTCGGCTCTTCCTGAAATCCATAGCATTCTTAAAATTCCTGTCGTTCCCGAAAAAAAGATCGATCTTGAAGAGGAAGAATTGGATACCCTGCGTTCCTTCATCGAATTTCTTCGTTTATCCGAAACGGAAACGATCCAACTCAAAGATTGGATGTTGGGCTATAAGATGAGAACGGGAAAGTCTTCCAAACACGGACTTACCATCATACAACAAAACTTCGAAGCAGAATCGGAAAAAGTGAAAACAAGAGAAGAAGGTAAAAAAGGATTGTATGCGCTCAGACAATTTTATCAGTCCTAA